The window CTCCAGCAATTTCACCCTACTGAATATCAGCACAGCCCAAAGGCCGTAGGGAGTTCAAGCTCACTGTTATCCATTACaacagttctcaacctctgggttgaGACCCCTTGATAATCCTCTACCTCCAAAAATATTTCCATGACAATGCATAAGAGCAGAAAAATTACAGCTAcaaagtaacaaagaaaataatgctaTGGtcggggtcagcacaacatggggaactgtactaaagggtcgcagTACCAGGAAGATTGAGGCCCCTGACCTATATGTCAGTGTGGTTCTCTGGGACACACTTCTCTTAAATACTCCTCAAGGTTAAAAATTCAGCATGCTGGCACAGGCCTGACACCTTGGCACTCAGAAGCCTAAGGCAGAGGATGGCTTCTGAGTCCAAGGTCACCCGGGATTACACAGCAAGACCAAGTCTCAAAATTCTTCCACTAACTGCTTTTTCACTTGGTGTCTacaaaagattaactcaaaaccAGTAAGGATTTAAGCTGTAGGGAAAAGCAGGGcagggaaaaacaaaatactatatCCTCAAGGTGATTTTGGAGAGAGGGGCTAGGAGGGTAGCTAAGCAGAATGTTGGCCTAGTATGCTATGACCCTGGATATGAGTTCCAGCAATGTTTAAAAACCTAcggacagccgggcggtggtggcgcacgcctttaatcccagcactcgggaggcagagacaggcggatctctgtgagttcaagaccagcctggtctacaagagctagttccaggacaggctccaaaaccacagagaaaccctgactcaaaaaaccaaaaaaataaaaaaaatgaataaaaaccaaCGGAGACCAGGAACGAAGCTGAGCCCCACTCAGGAAGTAGTCTAAAGGCAACCAAGTGAGTAAACTCCGAATGAAACACTAACTACGGCAAAGACcgattttatgaaatgctttgtGAAGTGCCTCCCTTTTGAGCCTGTTTGGTGGTCCACGttataatctcaacacttagaAGCATGAGTATTTTGGGGTCCTGGGCTAtctggtgagttccagatcaatCTGGGCTaaataggaagaccctgtcttaaacaaaagagctgggcatgatggcgcATACCTTATCCTAGCACAggagtgacagaggcagaggcagaggcaggagaatggatctctgtgagctccaggccaggcagggttacacagcaagaccctgtctcaaaaaacaataatatcTCATTTTTGATTCTGATAAATATAAGTGCATGTGCAATTACAAAAACATTGTTTCAGTGCCTGGTAGCCCGCATCTGTCATCCAGCACTAGAAAGGCTGAAGTAGAGATGAgtttttctgtgcctaaaagGGAAATGACTAATAAAACAGGCAATATTGATGCAAACAGgaatgcccacttaaagaacacactgaaaacaaaaagcaatatgATGGAAATCCTTTCTTGCCAGCAATTACTCTCACAATACAATCCAGATTATATTTGTCATCCTCCTGCATCACCATCTAAGTGTTAGGACTATAGGAATGTCCAATAGTATGGTCATAGCagttactttaaattttaaatggagGGCTGGGGTCacagctcagcagtgaagagcatgtgaagacctgagttgggatcccagcacccacagtggacAGCTCATAAagtcaactccagttccagtggatccaacttccttttctggcctccacgggtacCTGAGCCCATGTGCacatccacacagacacagatacacgattaaaaataaaatatttaatttaaatggaTTACACTTCTCAACCTAAAAGCAGAGAGGTTAGCAGAAAACTGTTACAAAAACATGATCCAACTATATAACCCTGATCGGGAGTATAAAGGGAAGCACAGAACAAACACGGAGAAAAAAATTTTCCAttcaaataaagtaaataaatgctTGGGGGTACAGCAGGAATGACGTAATATAGGGAAGCATCTAGTCCAGGCTATTCTTTttgctttgctgttgttttgagacaagatctctccaAGTAGTCTTGACatccctggaattcactctgtagatgagtctgccctgaactcagagatccgcctacctccacctcccaagtgctgggattaaaggtgtgtgacatcacACCAGGTCACCCATGTTattcttgaactcctgatttgaGAAGTACACTACCACACCTGATGCTTTTGCCTCTGAAACCCTGTAAGTATACTGAGGAGTTCTGTGTGCATTCAATAGAGCAAAATGTGCCTCTTACCATGGACTTTTTCACGTTCTTGTAGTATGGGTTCCATCCTATGCTCACCACCATTTTATGGACGGCTCCACTCCCGACACTGGCCCAACCATAATAAATGCCAGTGGATATATCAGCCGGAAGACTGTCTACTACTTGTTCTGGAAAATTGGCTAAATAGAAGTAAACAGATACTCAGTATAACAAGTTTCATGTTAAATATTGATTAAAATCACATTAAAAGGTTAGCCTGAATCGTTACACTCCGACTTCCAGGATCTTTTCTAAGACTTCCAATCCAACCCTATATATTCTGGCTTGGATTTCCCGTCTTCGGGCGCAAGGTTAGGAATGAGGCACAAGGCAAGCGTATGAAAATCTCAGAAAAGCCAAACGGAAATGTACAAgtgcaaagaaacacataaaataaacggGGAGGTTCATCGGAGATTGCCCTTATCTCTAGTCACtcaggaggccaggagagatCTCCCGAGCCCAGGAGTAGGTGGCAGCTGGGAAACGGAGCGAGACCCTTTCTGTCAGAATTAAAACAAAGTCCCAGCGCTTTCCTCGTAACGCTCCTAGTAAGCTGAGTAGTGACTCATAATAAtaagattattattttcaaaatacagaaaCCCAAACTTCAAACTGAAAGACTGATTCAATGGGTCAAGAAGCAGTCCGGATATGATCTTTAAGGACGGTCAGTTAAGTCTTAACTATTAAAACTTACGTAGTCAGACCAAATAAACGTTGGCTCTCACAGAACTACCCGTGTTGTCATTGATCACTATACAGTAACATCTGAAGAAGAGAACTTTCAACAGTTTGAGAGTTCGGCCAATCAACCTGCAGTTCCTTCCCGGACTGGGCTCCGCAGCTCAGCGTTAGCGGAGCTCAGCTACCGGGGTCCCCTGCCCCACGACCCATGGCTCCACGGCCCCGCGACCCCACGGTCCCACGACGCGCTCACCTGTGGGGATGCCCAGTTGCTTGGAGCCGCGGCCGAAGCCATGCACCACCTGGCCGCGGCAGAAGAACGGCAGGCTCCTCATGACGCCAACCTCGGGGGACGCGGGCTGCTGCTCGCTCCGCGGCTGCGGCGGAGCCGCCGTGAGTGCGGCGCCTGGGCCCGGGCCAGCCGGGGATCCTGCAGAAGCTGAGCTGGCGGAGCGGGACACCCACCGCTACCGGTACCTGCCGGCAGAGCAGCCTCCGCCGCCAGAACTCAGCAGACGCTCCGCCGGAACTGCGACAACCGCGACGAACCTGTTCGGCTTCCGTAGCAATCCCGCGATAGCCCCGCCTCTGCCGTTGCGGCCCCGCCCAGAGTTCTCGCCCCgctccgccccgccccgccccgccccgccccgcgtCGTTGCGGCTGCGACCCCCTCGATCAAGG of the Chionomys nivalis chromosome 8, mChiNiv1.1, whole genome shotgun sequence genome contains:
- the Rfk gene encoding riboflavin kinase, whose protein sequence is MRSLPFFCRGQVVHGFGRGSKQLGIPTANFPEQVVDSLPADISTGIYYGWASVGSGAVHKMVVSIGWNPYYKNVKKSMETHIIHTFKEDFYGEILNVAIVGYLRPEKNFDSLESLISAIQGDIEEAKKQLDLPEHLKLKDDDFFQVSKSKIMNGH